The DNA segment TCAATGGTAAGCCTGGGATTGATTTGCCTTCTCACACGGGCAATGGTTTGCAAAAGCTGTGTCATTCCTTTAGCGGGCAGATAATGAGCCTGAACGGGAATAATTACGCTGTCCGCAGCAGCAAGGGCATTGATGGTCATCATACCAAGAGAGGGCATACAGTCGATCAACACATAATCATATTTGTCTTTAACCGTGTTGATATATGTGCGCAGTACCGTTTCCCGGCTCATAGTGTTGACCAGTGATACCTCAATAGCAGACAGTTCAATGTTGCCAGGCATCAGGTCAACACCTTCCGCATGGTGAAGGATACCTTCGTCCGGCTTACTGAACTTTTCATCAATTATTTTGTTCAGTACGATAGCCAGTGAAACAGGTAGATTATCCGGCTCCTGATAACCCAATGAATCCGTCAGATTCCCCTGTGCGTCCGCGTCAACAAGTAGAACTTTTTTACCCAGTGCAGCAAGACCGATCCCAAGATTGACCGTCGTCGTGGTTTTCCCAGTGCCGCCTTTCTGATTGGCGAGGGCGATTACTTTAGACATTTTTAATTTCCTCCTTTCATATAAAAAAGCCACTTGTTCTATAACAGAACAAATGGCTTAATCTTCATTGTTGCAACTCCCGATTGAATAAATAGGTAATAACACTCTTCTTTTGTAGAAGGTAAGCATTATGATGCCTGATATATCTTACCTTTCCGGATTTGCACCATGATACTATTGTACTTTTTGAATGTCCGGTTACTTGTTGTATTTGCAAACTGGTCATCATATCTGGATAATCTGCAAATTGCTGTTCAAGATATCTCTGATAATCCTTGACCTCTTTTATGCCTTTTAGCTTGTAAACATATTTATAGCTATCAGGGCGCGGTTTGGCTTTATATTGCCTAATTTCGCTTGGCAAAAAA comes from the Desulfitibacter alkalitolerans DSM 16504 genome and includes:
- a CDS encoding ParA family protein, with product MSKVIALANQKGGTGKTTTTVNLGIGLAALGKKVLLVDADAQGNLTDSLGYQEPDNLPVSLAIVLNKIIDEKFSKPDEGILHHAEGVDLMPGNIELSAIEVSLVNTMSRETVLRTYINTVKDKYDYVLIDCMPSLGMMTINALAAADSVIIPVQAHYLPAKGMTQLLQTIARVRRQINPRLTIDGVLLTMVDNRTNFAKDISFILRRDYGDKLRVFQTEIPLSIRAAETSAQGKSIYAFDPHGIAAKAYQAFTKEVQDIGEKRRAKQHQADLSR